In Modestobacter versicolor, a single genomic region encodes these proteins:
- the rpe gene encoding ribulose-phosphate 3-epimerase encodes MSREPMIAPSLLSADFARLADEVQRIADADWVHVDVMDAHFVPNLTLGLPVVQAIQAVSPVPLDCHLMIEDPERWAPGYAEAGARNVTVHAEACTDPRAVARDLRAAGALAGLAIKPGTPLEAYLDVLPEFDTLLVMTVEPGFGGQSFMPEVLPKVTEARRLVETGHLQLFLEVDGGINADTIEQAAAAGADVFVAGSAVYGADDPAKAIAALRALAAGAR; translated from the coding sequence GTGTCCCGGGAACCGATGATCGCGCCCAGCCTGCTGTCCGCGGACTTCGCCCGGCTCGCCGACGAGGTGCAGCGCATCGCCGACGCCGACTGGGTGCACGTCGACGTCATGGACGCCCACTTCGTGCCCAACCTGACCCTGGGCCTGCCGGTCGTGCAGGCGATCCAGGCGGTGAGCCCGGTGCCGCTGGACTGCCACCTGATGATCGAGGACCCCGAGCGCTGGGCGCCCGGGTACGCCGAGGCCGGCGCCCGCAACGTCACGGTGCACGCCGAGGCCTGCACCGACCCGCGCGCGGTCGCCCGCGACCTCCGGGCCGCCGGTGCGCTGGCCGGGCTGGCGATCAAGCCGGGCACGCCGCTGGAGGCCTACCTCGACGTGCTGCCGGAGTTCGACACGCTGCTGGTGATGACCGTGGAGCCCGGCTTCGGCGGTCAGTCGTTCATGCCCGAGGTGCTGCCCAAGGTCACCGAGGCGCGACGGCTGGTGGAGACCGGGCACCTGCAGCTGTTCCTCGAGGTCGACGGCGGCATCAACGCCGACACCATCGAGCAGGCCGCCGCGGCCGGCGCCGACGTCTTCGTCGCGGGCTCCGCGGTCTACGGCGCCGACGACCCCGCCAAGGCGATCGCCGCGCTGCGCGCCCTGGCCGCCGGCGCCCGGTGA
- a CDS encoding SRPBCC family protein: protein MAQVEAEVVVPVEPALAFAVSQTTGEARYRWDPFVREQHFLDGSTRPAKGVRTSTRSRHGLGMVSEYVSFVPPSHVGMRMTSGPWFFAVFAGSWRFTPTADGGTRAVWRYVFRCRPGWLAPLAERIGTRVLGRDIERRIAGFARGCSDPVVLAAARQALDRPADRPGQEPPHRDG, encoded by the coding sequence ATGGCGCAGGTCGAGGCGGAGGTCGTCGTCCCGGTCGAGCCGGCGCTGGCCTTCGCGGTGTCGCAGACCACCGGCGAGGCCCGGTACCGCTGGGACCCGTTCGTGCGCGAGCAGCACTTCCTCGACGGCAGCACCCGGCCGGCCAAGGGGGTGCGCACCTCGACCCGCTCCCGGCACGGGCTGGGCATGGTCAGCGAGTACGTCTCCTTCGTGCCGCCGTCGCACGTGGGCATGCGCATGACCAGCGGGCCGTGGTTCTTCGCCGTCTTCGCCGGCAGCTGGCGGTTCACCCCGACCGCGGACGGCGGCACCCGGGCGGTGTGGCGGTACGTGTTCCGCTGCCGCCCGGGCTGGCTGGCCCCGCTGGCCGAGCGGATCGGCACGCGGGTGCTGGGCCGGGACATCGAGCGCCGGATCGCCGGGTTCGCCCGCGGCTGCAGCGACCCGGTCGTGCTCGCCGCGGCCCGCCAGGCCCTCGACCGGCCCGCCGACCGCCCCGGCCAGGAACCGCCGCACCGCGACGGATGA
- the ribH gene encoding 6,7-dimethyl-8-ribityllumazine synthase, whose product MSGAGAPTQEPVDAAGLTLGIVAATWHREISDSLLERAVACAEASGVTSPTVVRVPGAIELPVVAQALAQTHDAVVALGVVVRGGTPHFEYVCDSFTAGLTRVSLDSGKPVGNGVLTTEGEQQARDRAGMDESGEDKGWEATAAALQTALVLRDLRTPKQSTGFGVNPA is encoded by the coding sequence ATGAGCGGCGCCGGAGCCCCCACCCAGGAGCCGGTCGACGCCGCCGGGCTGACCCTCGGCATCGTCGCGGCCACCTGGCACCGGGAGATCAGCGACTCGCTGCTGGAGCGGGCCGTCGCCTGCGCCGAGGCCTCGGGCGTCACCTCGCCGACCGTGGTGCGCGTGCCGGGGGCCATCGAGCTGCCCGTCGTCGCCCAGGCCCTCGCCCAGACCCACGACGCCGTCGTGGCGCTCGGCGTGGTCGTCCGCGGTGGCACCCCGCACTTCGAGTACGTCTGCGACTCCTTCACCGCGGGCCTGACCCGGGTGTCGCTGGACAGCGGCAAGCCCGTCGGCAACGGCGTGCTCACCACCGAGGGCGAGCAGCAGGCCCGCGACCGCGCCGGCATGGACGAGTCCGGGGAGGACAAGGGCTGGGAGGCCACCGCGGCCGCCCTGCAGACCGCCCTGGTGCTGCGCGACCTGCGCACGCCCAAGCAGAGCACCGGATTCGGCGTGAACCCGGCGTGA
- a CDS encoding riboflavin synthase: MFTGIVEELGTLVAREDGADSAVLRIRARKAVQDVALGDSISVNGVCLTVTAVEPDADGSGVWSTDVMAETLRRSSLGEVGAGDPVNLERAVTPTTRLGGHIVQGHVDGVGTVVSRTPGDDWEVVRIAVPADLARYVVEKGSITVDGVSLTVSALADEPEPWFEVSLIPTTLRETTLGDRAPGDPVNLEVDVIAKYVERLLGARR, from the coding sequence GTGTTCACCGGCATCGTGGAAGAGCTCGGCACCCTGGTCGCGCGGGAGGACGGCGCGGACAGCGCCGTGCTCCGCATCCGTGCCCGCAAGGCCGTGCAGGACGTCGCGCTGGGCGACTCGATCTCGGTCAACGGCGTGTGCCTGACCGTCACCGCCGTCGAGCCCGACGCCGACGGCAGCGGCGTCTGGAGCACCGACGTGATGGCCGAGACGCTGCGGCGCAGCAGCCTGGGGGAGGTGGGCGCCGGCGACCCGGTGAACCTGGAGCGCGCCGTCACCCCGACCACCCGGCTGGGCGGGCACATCGTGCAGGGCCACGTCGACGGCGTGGGCACCGTGGTGTCCCGCACGCCCGGCGACGACTGGGAGGTCGTGCGGATCGCCGTCCCGGCCGACCTGGCGCGCTACGTGGTCGAGAAGGGGTCGATCACCGTCGACGGGGTCTCGCTGACGGTCAGCGCGCTGGCGGACGAGCCGGAGCCGTGGTTCGAGGTCAGCCTCATCCCGACCACCCTGCGGGAGACCACCCTGGGCGACCGCGCTCCCGGTGACCCCGTCAACCTGGAGGTGGACGTCATCGCCAAGTACGTCGAACGACTGTTGGGAGCACGTCGGTGA
- the hisG gene encoding ATP phosphoribosyltransferase codes for MLRVAVPNKGVLSEPAAAMLAESGYRQRRTTSELAVYDPENDTEFFYLRPRDIAIYVAAGTLDVGITGRDMLLETTPSDGEGAVAAEVMPLGFGRSSFRFASPADSPVDEVAKLEGRRIATAYPGLLQRFLDETGMKASVVKLDGAVETACRLGVADAVCDVVETGTTLRAAGLRIIGDPVLASEAVLVGRAGAEEVPAVAQLRRRLQGVLVARRYVMLDYDCPNDLLARATAITPGLEGPTVSPLQTENWSAVRAMVAKDDTNRVMDELWELGARAILVTTIAASRL; via the coding sequence GTGCTGCGCGTCGCTGTGCCCAACAAGGGCGTCCTGAGCGAGCCCGCGGCCGCGATGCTCGCCGAGAGCGGGTACCGGCAGCGCCGGACCACCAGCGAGCTGGCGGTCTACGACCCGGAGAACGACACCGAGTTCTTCTACCTCCGCCCGCGCGACATCGCGATCTACGTCGCCGCCGGCACGCTGGACGTCGGGATCACCGGCCGCGACATGCTGCTGGAGACCACCCCGAGCGACGGCGAGGGCGCGGTGGCCGCCGAGGTCATGCCCCTGGGCTTCGGCCGCTCGTCCTTCCGCTTCGCCAGCCCCGCCGACTCACCGGTCGACGAGGTCGCCAAGCTCGAGGGGCGGCGCATCGCCACCGCCTACCCGGGGCTGCTGCAGCGCTTCCTCGACGAGACCGGCATGAAGGCATCCGTCGTCAAGCTCGACGGCGCGGTCGAGACCGCCTGCCGGCTCGGTGTCGCCGACGCCGTCTGCGACGTGGTCGAGACCGGGACGACGCTGCGCGCGGCCGGGCTGCGGATCATCGGCGACCCGGTGCTGGCCAGCGAGGCGGTGCTGGTCGGCCGCGCCGGTGCCGAGGAGGTGCCCGCCGTGGCGCAGCTGCGCCGCCGGCTGCAGGGCGTCCTGGTCGCCCGCCGCTACGTGATGCTCGACTACGACTGCCCCAACGACCTGCTGGCCCGGGCCACCGCGATCACCCCCGGCCTCGAAGGCCCCACGGTCAGCCCGCTGCAGACCGAGAACTGGTCCGCGGTGCGGGCGATGGTGGCCAAGGACGACACCAACCGGGTGATGGACGAGCTCTGGGAGCTCGGTGCCCGGGCGATCCTGGTCACCACCATCGCGGCGTCCCGGCTGTAG
- the ribD gene encoding bifunctional diaminohydroxyphosphoribosylaminopyrimidine deaminase/5-amino-6-(5-phosphoribosylamino)uracil reductase RibD translates to MNAAEHAAMARARELGLRVLGTTSPNPPVGAVVLDAGGAVVGEGATSPPGGPHAEVHALAQAGARARGGTAVVTLEPCAHTGRTGPCADALVAAGVARVVVAVPEPTRLATGGAARLRAAGVDVELGAEQDEAAEGALAAWLTGVREQRPHVVWKVATTLDGRVAAADGTSRWITGPEARAEVHRLRAGCDAVLVGSGTALADDPQLTVRDAEGRNAERQPLRVVLDRRGRVPASARVHDDAAPTLVSTAATPAALLTELFARDVRRVLLEGGPTLAAAFLAAGLVDEAVVHLAPQLLGAGTPMVGALGISTITDALHLHVTDVTRTGGDVQIRLRPTRHTGGPGTTGGGS, encoded by the coding sequence GTGAACGCCGCCGAGCACGCGGCGATGGCCCGGGCCCGCGAGCTCGGACTGCGGGTGCTGGGCACGACCAGCCCCAACCCGCCGGTCGGCGCCGTGGTGCTGGACGCCGGCGGCGCGGTGGTGGGGGAGGGCGCGACCTCGCCCCCCGGCGGCCCGCACGCCGAGGTGCACGCGCTGGCCCAGGCCGGTGCGCGGGCCCGCGGCGGCACCGCCGTCGTCACCCTGGAGCCGTGCGCGCACACCGGCCGCACCGGGCCGTGCGCCGACGCGCTGGTCGCCGCGGGCGTCGCCCGGGTCGTCGTCGCCGTCCCCGAGCCGACCCGGCTGGCCACCGGCGGTGCCGCCCGGCTGCGGGCGGCCGGCGTCGACGTCGAGCTCGGCGCCGAGCAGGACGAGGCGGCTGAGGGCGCGCTCGCGGCCTGGCTCACCGGGGTCCGCGAGCAGCGCCCGCACGTGGTGTGGAAGGTGGCCACCACCCTCGACGGACGGGTGGCCGCCGCCGACGGCACCAGCCGCTGGATCACCGGCCCGGAGGCCCGCGCCGAGGTGCACCGGCTGCGGGCCGGCTGCGACGCGGTGCTCGTCGGCTCCGGGACGGCGCTCGCCGACGACCCGCAGCTCACCGTCCGCGACGCCGAGGGCCGCAACGCCGAGCGGCAGCCGCTGCGGGTGGTGCTGGACCGCCGCGGCCGGGTGCCGGCCAGCGCCCGGGTGCACGACGACGCCGCCCCCACCCTGGTCAGCACCGCCGCGACCCCGGCCGCGCTGCTGACCGAGCTGTTCGCCCGCGACGTCCGCCGGGTGCTGCTGGAGGGCGGCCCGACGCTGGCCGCCGCCTTCCTCGCCGCCGGCCTGGTCGACGAGGCCGTGGTGCACCTCGCCCCGCAGCTGCTGGGGGCCGGCACCCCCATGGTGGGGGCGCTGGGAATCAGCACGATCACCGACGCGCTGCACCTGCACGTCACCGACGTCACCCGCACGGGCGGGGACGTGCAGATCCGGTTGCGGCCCACCCGGCACACTGGTGGGCCGGGGACGACCGGCGGAGGGAGCTGA
- a CDS encoding bifunctional 3,4-dihydroxy-2-butanone-4-phosphate synthase/GTP cyclohydrolase II, producing MTLHLDSIEDAIAAVKSGRPVVVIDDEDRENEGDLIFASELATPELVAFMVRYTSGYICVAVTEEDADRLDLPPMFRVNQDRRGTAYTVTVDAREGVTTGISAADRAHTIRTLAAADTGSADLARPGHVVPLRAKDGGVLRRPGHTEAAVDLAVLAGLRPSGTLCEVVSEKDPTGMARGEELRVFADEHDLVMVSIADLIAYRKRFDKLVERVAEARVPLRAGEFVAVGYRSSYDEREHVAFVYGDIADGEDVLVRVHSECLTGDVFGSLRCDCGPQLDAALAAVAQEGRGVVLYIRGHEGRGIGLLHKLQAYQLQDTGVDTVDANLDLGLPADARDYGTGAQILVDLGVHTMRLLTNNPAKRAGLEGYGLKITGRVGLPTHVTADNVGYLRTKRDRMGHLLEIIEPTHDTGGPQAAEGSDIPMRQNEQPA from the coding sequence GTGACCCTGCACCTGGACTCGATCGAGGACGCCATCGCGGCGGTCAAGAGCGGGCGCCCCGTCGTGGTCATCGACGACGAGGACCGCGAGAACGAGGGCGACCTGATCTTCGCCTCGGAGCTCGCCACCCCCGAGCTGGTGGCCTTCATGGTCCGCTACACCTCGGGCTACATCTGCGTCGCCGTCACCGAGGAGGACGCCGACCGGCTGGACCTGCCCCCGATGTTCCGGGTGAACCAGGACCGCCGCGGCACCGCCTACACCGTCACCGTCGACGCCCGCGAGGGCGTCACCACCGGCATCTCCGCCGCTGACCGGGCGCACACCATCCGCACCCTGGCCGCGGCCGACACCGGCTCCGCCGACCTCGCCCGGCCCGGCCACGTGGTGCCGCTGCGCGCCAAGGACGGCGGCGTGCTGCGCCGCCCCGGGCACACCGAGGCCGCCGTCGACCTGGCCGTGCTGGCCGGGCTGCGCCCCTCGGGCACGCTCTGCGAGGTCGTCAGCGAGAAGGACCCCACCGGCATGGCCCGCGGCGAGGAGCTGCGCGTCTTCGCCGACGAGCACGACCTGGTGATGGTCTCCATCGCCGACCTGATCGCCTACCGCAAGCGCTTCGACAAGCTCGTCGAGCGGGTCGCCGAGGCCCGGGTGCCGCTGCGCGCCGGGGAGTTCGTCGCCGTCGGCTACCGCAGCTCCTACGACGAGCGCGAGCACGTGGCCTTCGTCTACGGCGACATCGCCGACGGCGAGGACGTGCTCGTCCGGGTGCACTCCGAGTGCCTCACCGGCGACGTGTTCGGCTCGCTGCGCTGCGACTGCGGGCCGCAGCTGGACGCAGCGCTGGCCGCCGTCGCCCAGGAGGGCCGTGGCGTCGTGCTCTACATCCGCGGCCACGAGGGCCGGGGCATCGGCCTGCTGCACAAGCTGCAGGCCTACCAGCTGCAGGACACCGGGGTCGACACGGTCGACGCCAACCTCGACCTGGGCCTGCCGGCCGACGCGCGCGACTACGGTACGGGCGCCCAGATCCTGGTCGACCTGGGCGTGCACACCATGCGGCTGCTGACCAACAACCCGGCCAAGCGCGCCGGGCTGGAGGGCTACGGCCTCAAGATCACCGGTCGGGTGGGGCTGCCCACGCACGTCACCGCCGACAACGTCGGGTACCTGCGCACCAAGCGGGACCGGATGGGACACCTGCTCGAGATCATCGAGCCCACCCACGACACGGGCGGCCCGCAGGCCGCCGAGGGGAGCGACATCCCGATGCGCCAGAACGAGCAACCGGCATGA
- a CDS encoding phosphoribosyl-ATP diphosphatase: MKSFDQLFAELTEKVAAGDPASGTVTAVRDGVHAAGKKVVEEAAESWMAAEHEGPERTAEEISQLLYRVQVLMLARGLSLDDVYAHL; the protein is encoded by the coding sequence GTGAAGTCGTTCGACCAGCTCTTCGCCGAGCTGACCGAGAAGGTCGCCGCCGGCGACCCCGCGTCGGGCACGGTCACCGCCGTCCGCGACGGCGTGCACGCCGCGGGCAAGAAGGTCGTGGAGGAGGCGGCCGAGTCGTGGATGGCCGCCGAGCACGAGGGGCCCGAGCGCACGGCGGAGGAGATCAGCCAGCTCCTCTACCGGGTCCAGGTGCTCATGCTGGCGCGCGGGCTCTCGCTCGACGACGTCTACGCTCACCTCTAA